The Triplophysa rosa linkage group LG3, Trosa_1v2, whole genome shotgun sequence genome has a segment encoding these proteins:
- the sigirr gene encoding single Ig IL-1-related receptor, translating into MWRSLAILYLTCITPTKSLDPLCNSAPEFKHDQNQTVMGTLGSSVILTCTAFMGFNNTNSDCKDPLDWMKDGTPLTNYTVYPQEIEGWYTDEGHIIDSSKLTVTLKDKADFGVYSCVVRNSTAQFNIQEYKTPSHTGAVVATVVLLIVLTLSAVVYSKCRLNFKLWYKNIYGDYELNDGKMYDAYVSYINDDNDRKFVNFILKPHLENKYGHKLLLNDTNILPGAEPSAELLMNISRCRRLIVVMSQSYLEQEWCTTNFRQGLWHLMELSGKPIFIIFQSQQQQMSQAIIQQLKHHQSRITTLTWGAHSITRSSGFWKALALAMPRKVTFHRESAGDPQTLMQGDEDPMLTQQPDYLDCTPDPDPAGDLGLRLPIYKTLSTKAPVLPAGPEAITEPRAPDIDVSDLGSRNYAARTDFYCLVSEDDI; encoded by the exons ATCCGCTGTGTAACAGCGCTCCAGAGTTCAAGCATGATCAGAATCAAACTGTGATGGGAACGCTCGGTTCCAGCGTGATCCTCACCTGCACAGCCTTCATGGGGTTCAATAACACAAATTCAGACTGTAAAGACCCCCTGGACTGGATGAAAGACGGCACACCTCTTACCAACTACACCGTCTACCCTCAAGAAATAGAAGGCTG GTACACAGATGAGGGTCATATCATTGACAGCAGTAAACTAACAGTGACATTGAAAGATAAAGCCGATTTTGGCGTCTACTCCTGTGTGGTGCGAAACAGCACAGCACAATTCAACATTCAAGAATACA AAACCCCAAGTCATACAGGGGCTGTGGTGGCAACGGTGGTGTTGTTGATAGTTCTCACTCTCTCAGCGGTGGTCTATTCCAAATGCAGACTCAACTTCAAACTCTGGTATAAGAACATATACGGGGATTATGAGCTCAATG ATGGCAAAATGTACGATGCCTACGTCTCGTATATCAACGATGACAATGACCGGAAGTTTGTCAACTTTATTCTGAAACCACACTTGGAGAACAAGTACGGCCACAAGCTTCTGCTCAACGACACAAACATCCTTCCTGGAGCCG AGCCGTCCGCAGAACTACTTATGAACATCAGTCGCTGTCGACGATTAATCGTGGTGATGTCCCAGTCGTACCTGGAGCAGGAGTGGTGTACTACGAACTTTAG ACAGGGTCTCTGGCATTTGATGGAGCTGTCAGGAAAGcccattttcatcatttttcagTCCCAACAGCAGCAAATGAGCCAAGCCATCATTCAGCAGCTGAAACACCACCAGTCTCGCATCACGACTCTCACCTGGGGAGCACACTCTATA ACCCGTTCTTCAGGCTTCTGGAAGGCTCTCGCTTTAGCAATGCCACGTAAGGTGACGTTTCACCGCGAATCTGCGGGCGATCCGCAAACTTTAATGCAAGGCGATGAGGATCCCATGCTCACGCAGCAGCCTGATTACCTGGATTGCACACCGGACCCAGATCCAGCAGGAGACCTGG GTCTGCGTTTGCCTATCTACAAGACACTGTCCACCAAAGCTCCAGTGCTCCCCGCGGGTCCAGAAGCGATTACTGAACCCCGGGCTCCTGATATAGATGTGTCTGACCTTGGCTCTAGAAACTATGCCGCCCGCACAGACTTTTACTGCCTGGTCTCAGAGGACGATATATAA